The Carassius gibelio isolate Cgi1373 ecotype wild population from Czech Republic chromosome B5, carGib1.2-hapl.c, whole genome shotgun sequence genome segment TTAAAAGCTTTTGGTTTTGGAGATATTTTTATctccaaaataaaactactgtatGCTGGAGCCACATGCATGATTAAAATGGCTGGTGGCCTCAGTATTCCTGTGAAAGTAAAACGAGGAATTCGGCAAGACTGTCCTATCTCCGGTCAGTTGTACAGTATAGCCATTGAACCTTTACTATGCAGACTGAGAAGACAGCTGACAGGTTTACAGGTCAATCCATTGGATTTTAAGTGTCCTAAGCTCTCTGCATATGCGGATGACGTCACAGTTTTAATCAGTAATCAAAATGATGTTGAGTGTGTAAAGTTGGCTTTGGAATGATATGGGAATGCGTCTTCAGCCAGAGTTAACTGGCAAAAATGTGATGCTTTGTGGTGTGGCCAAGATTTTATTAGTCCATCATTACCTGGTGGATTGAAGTGGGGGAGAGAAGGGTTTAAATATTTAGGTGTTTTTCTAGGgacagataaatataaaaataaaaattgggaaGGACTGGTGGAAAAAGTGTGTGCTCGGTTGTCTCACTGGAAATGGTTGCTGCCCCAGCTGTCCTATAGGGGGAGAACCCTGGTCTGTAATAACCTGATCGCATCATCGTTGTGGCATAAAATGATGATTTTAGAGCCTCCGGAAGACCTGGTAAGAAGAATTCAAAAGTGCCTGGTGGATTTCTTCTGGTCAGGACAACATTGGCTGAAGGCACCAGTGCTCTATCTGCCAACACAGCAAGGAGGACAAGGGTTGGTGGACATTAAATCCAGAGTCAGAGCTTTTAGACCTCAGGCGGCTCAGAGACTCCTGTATGAAGAAGATGTGACCTGGAATGGGACAGCATGTGCCCTTTTGAAGAGAGCAGGAAATATGGGATTAGACCGACATCTGTTTCTGATGGACACTGAAAAGCTAAacctgacaggattgacaccttTTTACAGATCAATGTTAAATATATGGAattgtttcagtttctctcgAGAACCAAATGGTGTGAAGGGGCTATGGCTGAGAGAAGAACCACTGTTTTTTAATGCATCACTGGATTtagatgcttttaaatcaggaTCCCTCAGAAAAATGCTGTGGACTGCAAATATGACCAAAATTGGACATTTTGTTTCTGAAGAAGGATGGATTTCTGCTGAACGTTTGGCTTTAAAACTGGGTATGAGATCAGTCAGAGTGGCAGACAGACTGTTGAATCAAATCTTTGAGTTTTTACCACCCGATTATAGACTGTTATTAGAGACACCGGCTGAAAAGGAAGAATTTCCTGTCTTCCCGGACCTAATTTTTTCAGCTGATTTTAGAACATGGGAAGAAATGGAAAATGGTCTGCTTTCTTTTAAGACACCCCAGCCGGGACTTTTTACACTTGCTGGAAAGAAAGATCTTTATGGATTGTGTGTAAAGGTATCTCATCTTCTTCAACTTCAGAATGTGAAGGAGTCGAAGTGGCAGGAGTTTTTTGGGTCAGGTGTTTCCCCTAAAGGTTGCTGGAGGACCTTGTACAAACCTCCCATTGAGAAAAGAACTGGATACTTACAATGGATGATTGTGCATGGTATAATAGCCACAAACAGACACAGAGCACACCTCGATCCACAAGTCCAGGAGGGCTGTCCTTTTTGTGGAACTCAAGAAACTGTTTTCCACTTATTCTTTAATTGTGAAAGATTACAACCAATATTAGATAAAATTGTGTGTAGGTCTGATGGggtgttaggctgtgagtgtgtgtgtgtgtgtgtgtgtgcgtgtgtactaACATTTACGTCGGTGTGGGTTCCCATCGGTGGGAGCACATCCACCTAAGGAGTTCCAAAATCGGAGTGGGGCCCAAAATGGTGGGCCCCAATCcgatttcaattaaaataagctCAGCAGCTTCCCCTGATGCtaccattgctttttttttcatctctaaaaAGTGGCCCGTAAGGTAGCAAAAAGTGGGTAAGTGTGTGAAGGTGTGTATGGTCGAGCCTTTTTTTAACCGGAAGTCAGGATATACACTTCCCGCGAATTCAAATACACACCGCGGGAATCTGAAACCTTTGGCCAATGAATTTACTGCACTGTATAATTAGGCGCGAAAGTAAGGAAAACTGCAGAAATTGCACaagaagaagaagtagaagaagaagaagacttcAAGGATTGAAGATTGAAGACAGAAGAAGACGGAGTGGttgaaaatctgaatatttttacaaataccgACCTCTGATGCAACAGGTAAGCTAGGCATGGTTTTCATGGTGAGTTTATTTTGTCGTTACAGTATATCGTGATTTTTCCTACCTCTTTTGGCTGCATTGTAGCTAACGTTAGCGACATAATATTACTATTAGCAGTTAGCTTAACCTAATAGCATGTCACCACGGACATGACAGCGGGGCAGAGACGGGGTGCAGTGAAGTCCTGTTGTTAAAAGTGGAGTTGGTTGTGAATTGTGAGGTTTTTATGGTGAGTTCATATTTTGGCGTTATATCGTGATGGCGTTATATACCTCGTTTAGCTGCCATGTAGCTAACGTTAGCGACATAATATTACTATTAGCAGTTGGCATAACCTTAATAACGTCACCACGGACATGACAGCGGGACAGAGACGGGGTGCAGTGAAGTCGTATCGTTAAAGGTGGAATCGGTTGTGAATTGTGAGCAAGACAGGGCAGATGGAGGTTAGCCAGAAGCTAAGGCAGGACTGAAGCTACGGTGCCGTTTTGGAGTTAAGTTACTCATACTACCCGCAGCTGGTTTGTTAGAGCAGGACAGTTGAGggaaaacacattttttacaaataaaaacacattcttAAATTTCAGAGCATCACTGTGACTGATCAACTGATCAACAAATGTAGCAAGATACTTCTAAGGGAAGTTTTCACCAAGCTTTTTGTCTGGGTGGTACCGGCCTACCCTGGACCCCCCATAACAATCCAAGCACCTATGTATGAGGAAGGATGTGATGCTGCATATGTCAGTCAATGGTCATGTGGCAGCGCCGCCATGCTGCTGTACCAGAAGTTAagtttgacagccctagtttaaaTTGATTACTGAGTGTCTGTGCAGCACAACATGGTTATCATCTAACAAGTTAACTTCTCCGCTTCAACAGGCTCAGTCAGCTTTCAGTGTGCACATTTcagaatttgcatatttcattagCCCGTGTTTGATGTTAAACAATAGCAAAGCTCATTACACAGCTGTTGCGGCGTCTATGTGTTTGTATGaatgtctgtttatttatttattttacataataattttttttttgtgacttgcTATTTTTCAAAAACCTTTTTGTGAGATTTGCCTTGACTAAAtacaaattacaattattttcacAGGGCCATTATGTCCACAAGGAGAATGAGGAAAAAGCCTATAGATGATGCAAAGACATACATTCTGTCTTGCACTGACAAGGATGGGTTTATGCCGAGATTCATTGACCATTACAAAGGTAAGTTGCAGAAGATTCCTTGACACAACTTGTGCATTTCAAAAGCATGGTAACATGGTAACATGGTAGATCgatataatacacatccgatcATCTAATCacttgaatgtccaaaccataaaacaaatacaactgacaaagtttagtgaagacgcaaggctcacatcgctttgcttttatgccactgactggacgGGGCAGAGTCATGTGTCTACACACGTGctagtatgcttttaagggggaagtgttaacaggattaaaaaaaccgaaataaccgacatgggaaaattacgtCGATTAGAGGTTATGAATTTCGGTTTTGAGTAAGTTGCATGATGTTCTTACGCTTCACTGGTGTTACCTGCACTAAATGGTACACGGCACTCTCAGTTTAAAACAGTCATAACCTAGTATTACCTTGGATACCCATGCTCTATTATAGTCTTTCAGGCCCttctaaaaaagaaaagtggaaaaaaataaacacagagcTCCTCTGACCCTTAAAGATGTAAAGGAAGTCGATGGAAGGACGTCTACATCAAGATTTCTCTGAATGGTAAAGACAATCAGTTTGACTGAGACATACATTATACCTTTTATTTATGAAAGATTACATTAACGGAGATTtaattggtgattttaatcccgtccgaatctgccacgtctgtgtttttctcacacaacctctgtggtaattccagagcaaattacctaccgttttacagcaaactcagtgatcctctgcgaaaactaatcccgtccgaatgcgaatgtctgtgattgccggtgatattttatttcacaacactgtccttgtgtgttttggccaacgtgaattaccgtagatgctcttacgcgcgcatgtttgatatatttgcttagcggcaaataaataataataaaaaataataaatcaagagcaagatcgcgtaaactgttaataccggctattgttaatatcagcatcaggtaagattactcacgttcatttatgtactcagttacacaatgttttaattacatttaataaaataaaaaaagggaaccaagttaaactaaaggaaccacacattaacatggttttgttatactagccatttagtatctattgtgtaataatactaaggcaatcattctgaatgaatgcaattcacgcatacagagcgcgtgatctctgtgacgcccagatgcacaaatcagaccctcccacctctgtaataaacacggagatagtcccgtccgaattggtacatgaaaatcacagacgtcaggtggtaagaatcgaaactcaaacgtagtttagaaaactagtcccgtccgaatagggctttagtctactttttttttatcagtttacagTGGTATTTAAGATCAACGTTTGCTATCATGTGGTGTTCTTGCCTTGtttcaagttgtggtttttttagaCATTCAAATTTGTGAACGATTCCAGCGTAAAATGATTAGCACAGACACCTAACTTTAAGCCAGTGGGAAGGGTTGTAGGAACCGcgtcattaaaaatgaatttaatccACTGGTCCCTGACAGCTTGGTCCGTTCTTGGGAGAGAATACACATTTAAGTTACATGCTGATTCTGACAGTCAACAACAGAGCAACTCACATTTGCACTACATTTCTGCATCTTTCGAGACTGAATATGAGGGGGAGAGGGGCAGGGCGGGCTTCCTGCACCATAGGTCTGCGGTGTCCATATATGGTATTAAAATCTCGTATTTGAGTGCGCGTGCACGTGGGCTGGTTTACGAACCCAGGGGTAAACAAATGCTTCACTTTTAAATATCGGCTTCCCGGCCAGTGTATAATCGTTAGGCAATCATAACATACATTGATTCTCGTGGAAAAGTGAATATTACAGGTCATGACTCCTTTAAGGGAACCGAATGTAGCATAGACAGGACCTCAGTGATGCATTGATGTGGATGGGTATGCATCAAAAACATTCTTTGGCCACATAAAGTCTGTTCAAAAAAGCACTTTACCTGTAGAGTATCACAACTGGGAGAGTGCTGAGCATTGTCTGCGGGTAATACACTTACTAGACGCAAGAACCTCAACCTCACTTTGAAAATACTGTAGTATCTCTTTTTGAGTCCCagaatgaaatgtttaattattatatattattgtaggAAGAGGAGTGTTTGCCACACACCCCATTGAACCCGGGGACTTCGTGTTGGAGTACAGGGGTAAACTCCTCACACAGGTGGAATGCAAGTCAAGAAAATACTCAGAGATTGAAAGCACATTTCTCTTTGACTTTCAGTGGCAGAATCATCACTTATGGTAAACATTGAAAGAtggatgttttgtattgatttaGAGAAATTACAAGTTAACCCTGAAACAAGGGTTTAATACTTGATGAATGAATTAAGCACAAAAACTCTTAAATTCTTTTGAAAATAACTCTttcaataaaacttttaaaaagatgTAAAACTTACCATTTTTCTGATACTTTTCAGCCTGGATGCATCTGAAGAAGATGGATCTCTCGGAAGATTGGTCAATGACAACCACAAAAATCCAAATTGCGTTATGAAAAAAATCATAGTTGACGACAAACCACATTTGTGCCTTTTTTCTCTGAAGAAAATAGAAATAGGAGATGAAATTGATTACAACTATGGCGATTCAAAATGGCCTTGGCGCAGTAAGGTGAATTGGTTAGATTAAGTATagagatttcttttttaaaaaattttgttgCAAGAGCAAATTTTGTATTTCTCCAATATTAGCCATGTTTCCAATATTACtctttactgtctatggaaatGCGTTTAATCTTTGATCTGTGATGTGTGTTAAAATGAGTTCTTCTTTATCTGCAATCCAGTTGAAAAAAAACCAAGCTCCAGCCGCAGCATTAGAGAATGAGACCAGCCCTGTTCCTCAGATGCTAAATGATGGACCAAACCCAGATCAGACCTGCACACAGGTAAaagtacattcaaacacattcaTCTATGCTGACATGTATGTGGTGGTGTTCTACTACTAAAGTGGCTTTATATTGGCTGTTAAAAGCCagataatgtcacacacacaccggcaTGTTTCCAGTCATGTTCTTATGGGGTCCTTCCATCTTCcaaaaacatttgtttctctaGTCTCTCCTTTACACACTCATATGTCTGTAGTCTGTCCCATGTGGGGCCCTTCCGTCCAGTtcttactgtaattgtttttaatgcactatGGCAACACCTGACATGGCCTCaactgtgattttaacattcgtaattgtatactgtatctgagctgttagatgttttaaagcaatattttgatttgatccACTGCAAACTCCTGGAATAGACGTGAGCTGCTTTTTAGTCCATGCTCTCAGTCGAGAGTGTGCATgcgcgcgagcgagagagagagagcgcaagagagagcgagtgagagagagagagagagagagagcgcaagagagagcgtGTGCgtgcgagagagcgagagagagagagagagagaggattaaattcacatttattgtTACAATTAACCTGTTACAGGAgatttacaaaaaacacaaacaataaaataagataagTAACTACTttccccctctttttttttttttttttaaaacctcaaGATCAATTCATTATCATACAGTGTACATAATACTTCATTTATTCCCCATAGTTCTCTAAAGTTGGGTAAAGATTCCACCATCTTGTAATATGCATACTCCACCCTAATTCGAGAAGCTACCAAACCTAAAAACATAGGCAAAACACTTATTGACCTTTGCCCCAGCAGTCTGTTTTTTCTTGTCTTCCAAATAGCCAATTTTGCAGTGCcagataaaaaattaattaaaacagtcaCATTTTTCTTTTGAACTGAATACTTTGGCCCGAAAATGAACaattgaaaagaaaaatctaCACCCAGGGataaaaaacaaatgcttaaAAAATCAAAAAGATTGACCAATCGTGAACACTGTACAAAAAGATGAAAAATTGACTCAGTCTCAGAACAAAAAGGGCAACCCACCCCAACACTAGGATTGAGGTGTACCACATGTCTGTTTGTAGCTATTGCCCCATGTACAATCCTCCACTGGAGGTCTCCTGTCCGCTTGTCAATCGGACATTTGTACAGGGTACGCCAACTGCCTTTAGGAGAAAAATCTGATCCAAAGAACTGTGTCCATCTTGTTGAAGAAACTCCATTCAAAAATTGCATGTTGGAGACTTTAACACATATCAAATAGAGTGATTTCTTTCCAGCAGAATCAAAGCTTTCCAGAACTGGTGTTTTCAGAGTCAGTAAACAGCTTTCATCTTCTACCCAGTCGTCCACAGCTGCTCTTACATTGATTAAGGGAAAAAGATGACCATACCCCTCAACCCATTCATTTAGGACATCTGGGTCTTTCAAAAAAACTTGATAATCTGTCCTCAAATCCTTGAAAATATTTGCAGTACACTGTTGTAAAAAACGGATCGACTTCACACCGCTTCTTTGGCTCAAGTCTTTCAAATCACTTTTCAGGATATGTCCCAGCTTACTGCACCCAGCCGCTAACAGTCGTGCTCGCACATTTTCAGATGACAACTGTCTTGAAGATAAAAAGGAGTTGAAAAACAAAGGTTCCTCTAACAACCAATCACCAGCAGGTGTATTAGGTGATCTTGATACGATAAAAACCTTCCAGGCCTCTAGCACAGATCTGTAAAAGGGGGGTAGATCCACTATTTCTTTCTCTTGCAAttgcattaaaaacaaatgtttatcaaACCCCATTCCACCTGCTCTCCTTAAAAGAGCTGTTGCAGTGTCCATCCAGGCAGAGTTTTTATTGAACAAGAATCTTTGGGCTGTTTGGAGCCGAAAAGTCATTATCCTGGATTTAATATCCACCAAGCCCTGCCCGCCTTCTTGCACTGGAAGATACAAAGCGGCTGCTCGAATCCAGTGTTGTCCTGACCAGAAAAAGGTCACCAAACTCCTTTGAGTGCTTTGAATCAGTCCTGCAGGTGGCTGCAGTACGCACAGCTTATGCCAAAGCATAGAAGCGACTAAATTATTAGCGACCAAAACTCTTCCCCTATAGGACAGCTGGGGTAGCAACCATTTCCAGCGAGACAATCGGGTACACACTCTTTCCTCTAAACCCTCCCAATTTAACTTTTGAAACTCACTTGTCCCAAAATAAATACCTAAAATCTTTAACCCCTCTTTTTTCCATGCAAGACCCCCTGGCAACTGTGGAAGATTCTCATCAAAAAACTGCCCTGCCCAAAAGGCCTCACTTTTATCCCAGTTCACTTTCGCAGATGAGGCCTTTTCATACACATTAAGTGCACTAACCAGGGCCTCGATGTCTCTTTCATGATTAACAAACACTGTCACATCATCAGCATAAGCACTTACAGTAATACTT includes the following:
- the LOC127957824 gene encoding uncharacterized protein LOC127957824 isoform X4, giving the protein MPRFIDHYKGRGVFATHPIEPGDFVLEYRGKLLTQVECKSRKYSEIESTFLFDFQWQNHHLCLDASEEDGSLGRLVNDNHKNPNCVMKKIIVDDKPHLCLFSLKKIEIGDEIDYNYGDSKWPWRSKLKKNQAPAAALENETSPVPQMLNDGPNPDQTCTQVFTVQGFSLVDYPYSDETDEDGMENEPPTPHLDVILGQNDIGPDVSNHLYDSDETVVKETCDEASPSNHSNNQSDDELVPPLRRTKSIMMDRVQDFTHSLYDSDSPEETTFFKPERDSQKLRRRSCRPEVCPENVKTLVA